ACCACACTCAGGAAATAGACAACGTCTCGGGTATCGACGACCCCCTGCGAGATGTTTTCATAATGCGATAGAATCCCCAAGCGGTCGATCGCAAGGTTTACATTCGTCAGATCTTCCAATTGCGAACTGAATGAAAATCCGAAGTACATCATAAAACAAAGGAAGGCCCCGATTACATAGGCAACGACCTGGTTTTCACTGAGTGCCGAACTCAGAATTCCAAGTGCCGCAAAGATGGTTCCCAAGGCAAAGAGGCCGATGTAGCCGCCGATGATCGGGCCGTTGTCGAGCTTGCTGGTATAGGTGATCGCGCCAATCGTCTGATCGAGCAGTTCAGGATTCATCGCCCGTTGCAGTTCCGAAGGGTCACGGGCGACCATTTGGATGCTGATATAATAGATGAACGTCGGCAGGATGGTAATGAAAACCAAGAATGCCGCCGCGCCAAACTTGCCCAGAATCAACTGGAAATTGGTGAGGGGTTTGGTCACCAAAAATTCGATGGTGCCGGTTTTCATCTCCTCCGAAATGGAGCGCATCGTGATCGCCGGAACGAGCAAGATGAAGAAAATCGGGGCGTATTGGAAGAGCAAATTCATATTCGCCTTGCCGGATACCAGAATGTGCTCGTCAAAAACCCAGAAGAAAAGCCCTGTGAGAATGACAAACACAATCAGCACCATGTAGCCTACCAGCGAATTGAAAAAACTGGCGACTTCCTTCCTGAAAATGGTGAAACTATTTTGCACGATTAGCCATTGGTTAAGCTGCGGAAGACTTCTTCCAAGTTTTTCTCTTTTTTCTGCAACGCTGCAATCGGATTGCCTTGGGCGATGCTTTGCTCCATGATCACGCGACGCAAGTCGAGTTCGGCAGGGGAGTAGAAGGTAAATTCCTTACCGGAGGCACCTTCTTGCCTTACCCGAACCGCTTCGTTGAGCGCCTTCACCGGCTCGGCGGCAAAGCCGGGCTTGTCAAAGGCGATATGAAGCACATTTTCCGAGGCGGATCCGTGACGCAACTCCGACAAAGTCTCGTCGGCTACGATTTTGCCACGGTTGATGATGATCACGCGGTTGGCGATCGCCTCGACCTCCGGCAAGATGTGCGTGGAGAAAATAATCGTCTTGCTTTTGCCGATTTCCTTGATCAAGCTCCGAATCTCAACAATCTGATTCGGATCCAAACCTGTCGTCGGTTCGTCCAGAATCAAAATATCCGGATCATGGATCAGCGCCTGCGAAAGCCCGACGCGTTGGCGGTAGCCTTTGGAAAGCATCCCGATTTTTTTGTGTTGCTCGCGTCCCAAGCCAGTCATGTCGATCACCTCCGGAATTCGGCGTGCCAAGGCACTTCCCGGCAGATGGTACAGTCGCCCGACAAACTTCAGGTATTCATGCACATACATGTCGAGGTACAGCGGATTGTGCTCCGGCAGGTAGCCGATACGCTTCCGGATTTCCAGACTGTGCTCGTGAATGTTGAGTTGATCGACCTCGACGGTGCCGCTGCTCGGCGGCATGAAGCAGGTGATGATCTTCATGGTCGTGGTTTTACCCGCGCCATTCGGACCGAGAAATCCGACGATTTCACCGGCTCCAATCTGGAAATCGATGCTGTCGATCGCCTTTTGGCTACCGTAGACCTTCGTGAGTTCTTTGACTGTGATCATCTTTTTTGAAAACAAGGGGACTAAGCCCCTCCCGTAACAGCTGTCAGTCGGAATCCTGTTGAAGGCAAATTCCGAATGACAGGGCGCAAATTTAGAAAAATGCGGCGATTTGGAAGAGGGAAATGCAGGCTTTGATTACGCGGTTTTGGATCATGGAGAATGCAACTTTTCGGCTGCTTTCCAACTTGGGTGCTTTGCCTTCTGCCATTCCCAAACAAAAAAGCTGCAACTTTGCATCCTTGTGAATCGCCTGTTGCCCCGAATGATTGTTTTGTTGTGCCTGCAATTGGCAGCGTTTTTGACGTTTGCGCAACCTGCACGGTTGCAAAAAGAGGCGCAGCAATTGGCCAAGGAGGCAGGAGAAAGCATCGGAACCGGCGAATTTCATACCGCTGCCGAAAAATTTGCCCGCGCTTCCAAACTCGATCCCAAAAACGTTGATTATCAAATCGGTCTGGCAAATGCCCGATTCTTTTTGCAGGACCATGCCGGCGCCATGGCGATCTGCAAGCCCTTGATGACAGGGAAAAAACCCAATGCCGAAGCATTTCAGGTTTATGGAAGCTGCCAAGATGCTTTGGGGCAGAGTTATGAAGCGCTTGCGACTTT
The DNA window shown above is from Bacteroidota bacterium and carries:
- the gldA gene encoding gliding motility-associated ABC transporter ATP-binding subunit GldA — its product is MITVKELTKVYGSQKAIDSIDFQIGAGEIVGFLGPNGAGKTTTMKIITCFMPPSSGTVEVDQLNIHEHSLEIRKRIGYLPEHNPLYLDMYVHEYLKFVGRLYHLPGSALARRIPEVIDMTGLGREQHKKIGMLSKGYRQRVGLSQALIHDPDILILDEPTTGLDPNQIVEIRSLIKEIGKSKTIIFSTHILPEVEAIANRVIIINRGKIVADETLSELRHGSASENVLHIAFDKPGFAAEPVKALNEAVRVRQEGASGKEFTFYSPAELDLRRVIMEQSIAQGNPIAALQKKEKNLEEVFRSLTNG
- a CDS encoding ABC transporter permease, translated to MQNSFTIFRKEVASFFNSLVGYMVLIVFVILTGLFFWVFDEHILVSGKANMNLLFQYAPIFFILLVPAITMRSISEEMKTGTIEFLVTKPLTNFQLILGKFGAAAFLVFITILPTFIYYISIQMVARDPSELQRAMNPELLDQTIGAITYTSKLDNGPIIGGYIGLFALGTIFAALGILSSALSENQVVAYVIGAFLCFMMYFGFSFSSQLEDLTNVNLAIDRLGILSHYENISQGVVDTRDVVYFLSVVVIVIAATTTTLSLKRR